The following are encoded together in the Zingiber officinale cultivar Zhangliang chromosome 8A, Zo_v1.1, whole genome shotgun sequence genome:
- the LOC122008612 gene encoding putative uncharacterized protein DDB_G0287975, protein MQIRVKCGCGDGKCLEWAIIELQGVVESQSTGAGQINGLEIGRLCCSSSSSQTNYTFTVGYHELSGTRVELKKPLLVLQKKVATSSTMLPQFSDSPPVELEVIGIIRQKILFKNRPKALTSRAQSKEKRTS, encoded by the exons ATGCAGATACGGGTAAAGTGTGGTTGTGGTGATGGAAAATGCCTTGAGTGGGCTATCATTGAGCTCCAAGGAGTTGTTGAATCTCAGTCTACAGGTGCTGGTCAGATCAATGGTCTAGAAATTGGACGTCTCTGTTGCTCATCATCTTCCTCTCAG ACAAACTATACCTTCACTGTGGGTTACCATGAACTCTCTGGCACAAGGGTAGAGTTGAAAAAACCTCTATTAGTTTTACAGAAAAAGGTGGCAACAAGTTCGACAATGCTGCCTCAGTTTTCTGATTCCCCACCAGTAGAATTAGAAGTCATTGGAATTATACGCCAGAAGATCCTATTCAAGAATAGGCCAAAAGCTTTGACATCAA GGGCACAGTCAAAGGAAAAGAGAACTTCGTAA